The segment ATAGCCGTCGTCGTAAAGCACGCGATTTGCATAGAGTTGCACAAAAACACTGTCTCCAGCCTCCAGCTGCACCACTGCCGCGTTGGTCGCACTGTCGTGGCTGTCGTTGCCCTCGGTGTCCCAGGTGGACACCACCCGCTGGCTGTTCATCATCAGCGACACCACAGAGTTGGGCTGTCCGGAGTTGTTGTTGTACATGGTGTAGCTGAAGTAGTACATCCCCCGGACCATGGCCGTGAAGATGCCGGTGGCGGGGTTGTAGGCGCTGCCGATGTTGGAGAGGATTCTTTGATACTTCAGAGGTGTGTCCTGTTCAAACGGACCCGCGGAGCTCCCTAAGGCAGCGGAGAAGGCCGCCTTCGCCTTGCCGACCGCCATGGTTTCCTGAAGCGCCTTCAGCTGCTCGTTCTGATCCTGGTTTGTTTTCTTGAGCTCCTCTGCCTGGCTGTTGCTGGCTTGTAGCTTGGCTTCGACGTTGGCCATTTTCTGCACCATGGCACCGAGGTTCTCCTCCACGACACTTTGAGCGTGGGTCATGGCTGCCAGCTTCTCCCTCATGGCGGCCAGCTCACTGATCAGGGCGCAGCTGTCGGGTTGGCAGACCGCTAGGCTGGCCCCGCTCCCTAGGTAGGTCTGATTCCCAGCACACAGGCTGCTGGAAAAGAACAACAGCAACAGGAAGATATGCTCCATCTTTAACTACCGTCTCCACAAAAGCTGGATGTTGTGTGTGGTCCACAAGCCTTAGCCCTCCTATATAtgtacagcacctggtattacGCAACAGTCTGACACACTGTCAGCATTTACTCAGTCTTGATAATATGATATTACACAAGAAGATATTAACAACAAAACTATCAAGACACCATTCATCAAACATTTTGCACTTTGATGATGACCACATACAGTGGCAGTGTATTGTAAAGTTGCTACAGTACAATAGCACTTCACTTTGTTTAATCTTGTATTAGTCACTATATTGCAGAAGACAATGGTATCACACCATCAACAATAGCAAGGCTTTTGAAGTATTATATAATTGTTTGCAAAGGGAGAGAGCATATGATAACAATTATTAACAAATATGATAACAAGCATTTTTTCTTTAGGAGAGGCTGCCTAACTGAGAGTGGCATATAGAGAGATGCGTGGCTTGTGCCAAGACTCAGTTTTATATTAGAGAGTGATGACTGGGTATAATCAGTGCTACTGTTGGGTGTAAGTGAAGAACATGTCAGCTCCCACAGCTATTTTGATCATTGAACTGTACTTTAAATCACTGTACTCTATATTGATGCTGTCAAACACactcttttacatttttactttttaggcattttagtATTTCATGAAGGTTTTGATTAATGGTCTTGAAGCTAAACCTGTGACTCATCACTCTTTCAGACTCTGGATAAGGTGGTGATGGAGATGAGTACTTGTGATGAGCCCCGCCCCCCTAATGGCCCGTCTCCCATAGCAACAGCATCAGGACAAAGGTGAGCTTTGGGGTTGTCTCT is part of the Centroberyx gerrardi isolate f3 chromosome 24, fCenGer3.hap1.cur.20231027, whole genome shotgun sequence genome and harbors:
- the LOC139916687 gene encoding cerebellin-1-like; translated protein: MEHIFLLLLFFSSSLCAGNQTYLGSGASLAVCQPDSCALISELAAMREKLAAMTHAQSVVEENLGAMVQKMANVEAKLQASNSQAEELKKTNQDQNEQLKALQETMAVGKAKAAFSAALGSSAGPFEQDTPLKYQRILSNIGSAYNPATGIFTAMVRGMYYFSYTMYNNNSGQPNSVVSLMMNSQRVVSTWDTEGNDSHDSATNAAVVQLEAGDSVFVQLYANRVLYDDGYYYNTFSGFLLFTM